In a single window of the Synechococcus sp. WH 8016 genome:
- a CDS encoding Fic family protein has product MASSWIWQQPDWPQFRWKSSSLEPLLEQARLARHELLSRLESLEPPLDREAISALLGRESLGTAAIEGELLDPVQVRSSIAQRLRLPLTEGHPTASAQVEGLLDVLMEATSSLEAPLSLATLNHWHQRLFAAGPDGLRAIRIGELRDEAPMQVLSGVIGRERLHFEAPPRNQLERQLEVFLDWIASPPAELDGLLRAGLAHLWFLTLHPYEDGNGRLARAITDRLLAQDCRASVQQGLSARALGISAQISREREAYYTVLERCQRGDLDVTGWLSWFLEQLTAEAVTNGAVIDAVRRKAAFWWSHRYSGFNNRQQKLLNRLLDAEPEGFTGGMTLRKAISLTKVSRATAWRDLSELVEQQAIEPIGEGRSRAYRIHWPSASEPLAL; this is encoded by the coding sequence ATGGCTTCATCTTGGATCTGGCAGCAGCCGGACTGGCCCCAGTTCCGTTGGAAGAGCTCCTCTCTGGAGCCTCTGCTTGAACAGGCCCGTTTGGCACGTCATGAGCTGCTGAGCAGGCTGGAATCGCTAGAGCCCCCGCTTGATCGCGAGGCGATCTCTGCCTTGTTGGGCCGCGAGAGCTTGGGCACGGCGGCCATTGAAGGGGAGCTGCTGGATCCCGTCCAGGTGCGCTCTTCAATCGCGCAGCGGCTGCGCCTCCCTCTAACCGAAGGTCACCCGACCGCCAGCGCCCAGGTGGAGGGCCTGCTGGATGTCTTGATGGAAGCCACCAGCAGCCTTGAAGCTCCCCTTTCCCTGGCCACGTTGAACCACTGGCACCAGCGCTTGTTTGCCGCTGGCCCCGATGGCCTGCGCGCCATTCGTATTGGTGAGCTGCGGGATGAGGCCCCAATGCAGGTGCTCTCTGGAGTGATCGGCCGCGAGCGCCTGCACTTTGAAGCGCCACCCCGAAACCAGCTCGAGCGGCAGCTGGAGGTTTTCCTGGATTGGATCGCCTCCCCGCCAGCTGAGCTCGACGGGCTGCTCCGGGCCGGCCTGGCCCACCTCTGGTTCCTCACCCTCCACCCCTATGAAGACGGCAACGGCCGCCTAGCCCGTGCCATCACTGATCGGCTTCTGGCACAGGACTGCAGAGCCAGCGTTCAGCAGGGGTTATCTGCCCGCGCCCTCGGCATCTCTGCTCAGATCTCGCGCGAGCGCGAGGCGTATTACACGGTTTTGGAGCGCTGCCAGCGAGGAGATCTCGATGTCACGGGCTGGCTGAGCTGGTTCTTGGAGCAGCTCACGGCAGAGGCGGTCACCAATGGCGCCGTGATTGATGCGGTGCGGCGCAAGGCGGCTTTCTGGTGGAGCCATCGTTACAGCGGCTTCAACAACCGCCAGCAGAAACTGCTCAATCGGTTGCTGGATGCCGAACCGGAGGGCTTCACGGGCGGCATGACCCTGCGCAAGGCCATCAGCCTCACCAAAGTGAGCCGCGCTACGGCCTGGCGAGACCTGAGCGAACTCGTGGAACAGCAGGCGATCGAGCCGATCGGGGAGGGCCGCAGCCGCGCCTATCGGATCCATTGGCCAAGCGCTTCAGAACCCCTTGCGCTCTAA
- a CDS encoding DUF1778 domain-containing protein, producing MSAVQCPYVPGGFLDVTSTKPPGYRPAKTSRIELRATEDDRDLLDRAAAALGTDRSSFLLSQGRLAAQRVLADRQHVLLDADAQQEWERINSRPARSLPGLTRLLERPSPFAKPAADQPQP from the coding sequence ATGAGCGCCGTACAGTGTCCGTACGTTCCTGGTGGGTTTCTCGACGTGACCAGCACAAAGCCGCCCGGCTACCGGCCGGCCAAGACGAGCCGAATCGAGCTGCGGGCCACAGAGGACGACCGCGACCTGCTGGATCGGGCCGCTGCTGCCCTCGGCACCGACCGCAGTTCCTTCCTTCTCTCCCAGGGGCGGCTAGCCGCACAGCGGGTGCTGGCTGATCGGCAGCACGTTCTGCTCGATGCAGACGCCCAGCAGGAATGGGAGCGGATCAACAGCCGCCCGGCCCGCAGCCTGCCCGGCCTGACGCGCCTGCTGGAGCGTCCCTCACCCTTTGCCAAGCCCGCGGCGGATCAACCCCAGCCGTGA
- a CDS encoding GNAT family N-acetyltransferase produces the protein MSRYSPPELLAARHQLAGFLCRSKEQTTWLVEFAKQAHGTGTTRVFVVKEIDQSAVVAYYAWCMASVGITQPVALLARLGVDERHEGQGLGAALLLDVISRVASLSDAIGCRGLLVHAESGQARGFYEHLIPEFERSPTDPLHLLLLLKDIRLTMSR, from the coding sequence GTGAGCCGCTACAGCCCCCCGGAGCTGCTGGCGGCCCGTCACCAACTCGCAGGCTTCCTCTGCCGCTCCAAGGAGCAGACCACCTGGCTTGTGGAGTTCGCCAAGCAAGCCCATGGAACTGGCACCACCCGCGTGTTTGTGGTTAAAGAGATCGATCAATCAGCCGTCGTTGCCTACTACGCCTGGTGCATGGCGAGCGTGGGAATCACGCAGCCCGTCGCTCTGCTGGCCCGCCTGGGGGTGGACGAACGTCATGAAGGCCAGGGCCTCGGTGCAGCTCTGCTGCTGGATGTGATCTCAAGGGTCGCGAGCCTCAGCGACGCCATCGGCTGCCGCGGCTTGCTGGTGCATGCCGAATCCGGGCAAGCCCGAGGCTTCTATGAACATCTGATCCCTGAGTTCGAGCGATCACCCACTGATCCCCTGCACTTGTTGCTGCTGCTCAAGGACATCCGCCTCACAATGAGTCGCTGA
- the rnc gene encoding ribonuclease III — protein MITPQREQQLQALWRQLVAGSSGTKEKELNLEQLEHLDEALTHTSTGLARHHEQLEFLGDAVLRLAASDFIESEHPQMPVGERSALRAQLVSDRWLAELGSKIGIEALIKLGAKASGDTAARATLRAEHCEALIGAIYRITGKVSPVQIWLAPYWQETSREVLADPHRGNSKSALQEWTQAQGLGLPTYTCQEISRRHGDPRRFHCQVFIQDQNHPRAEAWGGSRRQAEQQAAKAAMQQTTLASLPSSSQTQTS, from the coding sequence GTGATCACTCCCCAGCGTGAACAGCAACTGCAAGCGCTCTGGCGCCAGCTGGTTGCAGGCTCAAGCGGTACCAAAGAGAAAGAGCTGAACCTGGAGCAGTTGGAGCATCTCGACGAAGCGCTCACCCACACCTCCACAGGGCTCGCCCGCCATCACGAACAGCTGGAGTTTCTTGGTGATGCGGTGTTGCGGCTGGCGGCTTCGGATTTCATTGAATCCGAACACCCCCAAATGCCTGTAGGCGAACGTTCTGCTCTGCGCGCCCAATTAGTTAGCGACCGCTGGTTGGCGGAGCTCGGCAGCAAAATCGGCATCGAAGCGCTCATCAAGCTGGGAGCCAAAGCCAGCGGTGACACAGCAGCACGCGCCACCCTCCGCGCCGAGCACTGCGAAGCTCTGATCGGCGCGATCTACCGAATCACTGGCAAGGTGTCTCCTGTCCAAATTTGGCTCGCCCCTTACTGGCAGGAAACAAGCCGCGAAGTGCTCGCCGATCCCCACCGCGGTAACAGCAAATCGGCGCTGCAGGAATGGACCCAAGCGCAGGGGCTAGGGCTACCGACCTACACCTGCCAGGAAATCAGCCGGCGCCATGGCGATCCGCGGCGCTTTCATTGCCAAGTGTTCATTCAGGACCAAAACCACCCAAGGGCAGAAGCCTGGGGTGGGTCGCGGCGCCAAGCAGAGCAGCAGGCGGCTAAAGCGGCGATGCAACAAACAACACTTGCAAGCCTTCCATCAAGCTCTCAAACTCAAACCAGCTGA
- a CDS encoding ion transporter has protein sequence MTLRLRLRKIVLEADTRAGRVYNLIIFGTILLSVAGLLVQPHPLRLAAPGEVPSWVGQLEHGCLLVFIADFLLHLWVSPRPRQYLFSFYGLIDVSAVLFFFVPQISSGLILWIFKFGRVLRVFKLLRFLDEAQQLGNALKASARRIGVFLFFVVMAQVVLGYLMVLVESSHPETQFQTVGQGVYWAIVTMTTVGYGDIVPQTVLGQLLAAVVMLLGFGIIAIPTGIITVETMQQVRRSGRTCLSCGAQSHRSEALHCDQCGEVLPPLSA, from the coding sequence ATGACCCTGCGTCTGCGATTGCGGAAGATTGTTCTTGAGGCAGACACACGGGCCGGCCGTGTCTACAACCTGATCATTTTCGGCACGATTCTGCTCAGTGTGGCTGGATTGTTGGTTCAGCCCCATCCCTTGAGGTTGGCCGCCCCGGGGGAAGTGCCCAGTTGGGTGGGGCAACTCGAGCATGGTTGTTTGTTGGTGTTCATCGCCGACTTCCTGTTGCACCTGTGGGTGTCGCCCAGGCCGCGCCAGTACCTGTTCAGCTTTTACGGCCTGATTGATGTGTCAGCCGTTCTGTTCTTTTTCGTTCCCCAGATCAGCAGTGGCCTGATCCTCTGGATCTTCAAGTTCGGGCGGGTGCTGCGCGTGTTCAAGCTGCTGCGCTTCCTCGATGAAGCCCAGCAGCTTGGCAATGCCCTAAAGGCCAGTGCTCGCCGCATTGGCGTGTTTTTGTTTTTTGTAGTGATGGCCCAAGTGGTGCTGGGCTACTTGATGGTGCTGGTGGAAAGCAGCCATCCCGAAACCCAGTTCCAGACCGTTGGCCAAGGGGTGTATTGGGCGATCGTCACGATGACCACCGTGGGTTACGGAGACATCGTTCCCCAAACCGTGCTCGGCCAGTTGCTTGCTGCGGTGGTTATGCTATTGGGCTTCGGAATCATCGCCATTCCCACGGGGATCATCACCGTGGAAACGATGCAGCAGGTGCGCCGCAGTGGCCGCACCTGCCTGAGTTGTGGAGCACAGAGCCATCGCTCGGAAGCGTTGCATTGCGATCAGTGCGGAGAGGTCTTGCCGCCCCTATCGGCGTGA
- a CDS encoding NAD(P)H dehydrogenase subunit NdhS yields the protein MASAAPILPGATVTVVDARSIYAGYTGFVQRISGDRAAVLFEGGNWDKLVTMRLSDLSAA from the coding sequence ATGGCCTCCGCTGCACCGATCCTGCCTGGCGCCACGGTCACCGTGGTGGATGCCCGTTCGATCTATGCCGGCTACACAGGCTTTGTGCAGCGCATCAGTGGCGATCGCGCAGCCGTGCTGTTTGAAGGCGGCAACTGGGACAAGCTCGTGACGATGCGCCTGAGCGATCTCAGCGCTGCCTGA
- the rimM gene encoding ribosome maturation factor RimM (Essential for efficient processing of 16S rRNA), translating to MTSSPSPSSAEPNSADEWLPVGQLVGAQGLRGELRLNPASDFPERFTEPGPRWLQAKGSAPKEVELLEGRQLPGKSLYVVRLKGVNNRASAEALVGHTVLVPAEDRPELADGEFHLLDLVGLEARLAGSDEPIGTVSNLISGGNDLLEIKLQSGKTVLVPFVEAIVPEVQLEEGWLLLTPPPGLLEL from the coding sequence ATGACTTCCTCTCCGTCACCCAGTTCAGCTGAACCAAACAGCGCAGACGAATGGCTGCCGGTGGGGCAGCTCGTGGGCGCTCAAGGATTACGGGGCGAGCTACGCCTCAACCCGGCCAGTGACTTCCCGGAGCGCTTCACGGAACCGGGGCCTCGCTGGCTGCAAGCCAAGGGATCAGCGCCCAAGGAAGTGGAGCTGCTCGAAGGCCGGCAGCTGCCGGGCAAAAGCCTTTACGTGGTGCGTCTCAAGGGGGTAAACAACCGGGCCAGCGCCGAAGCACTCGTTGGCCACACCGTGCTCGTGCCCGCCGAGGACCGGCCCGAGCTGGCCGATGGTGAGTTTCACCTGCTCGATCTGGTGGGCTTAGAGGCGCGCTTGGCCGGAAGTGATGAACCGATCGGCACGGTGAGCAACCTGATCAGCGGCGGCAATGACCTGCTGGAGATCAAGCTGCAAAGCGGAAAAACGGTGTTGGTTCCCTTTGTGGAGGCGATCGTGCCGGAGGTGCAGCTGGAGGAGGGCTGGTTGCTGCTCACCCCGCCGCCTGGACTACTGGAGCTCTAA
- a CDS encoding SLC13 family permease, with amino-acid sequence MSALITLLLLGLAIACFIGGWLAPELVALLAAGLLMATGVLTPNEALAGFGSPALITLVGLFVLSNGLLHSGALDRLRELLASPRIRNPSQLMLVFGFVVAPISGFIPNTPIVAILLPVVQGWCRRRGISPSRVLMPLSFATLIGGTITLIGTSTSLLASDLVSRLGYGSFELFSFTAIGIPVWLIGACYLVLAGRFLPDRGDQSDDNLQALSRDGYLTEVVIPQRSPLCEVTLHESRLQRRFDVDVLDVHRDGQRLQPPLAQLRLQASDRLLLRCSRQELLRLQQDRMVDLAGTLLAEELPHIRHAEVLVPAGSLLAGATLRELRFRQRFNATVLAVNRANSTLRDRLGRVVLREGDMLLLQAPLDALRGLQQSSDLVVLDQLDDDLPSTHRKGLAISVMLAVLLLAGFQVMPLVAAVLVGVGVLVIGKCLDAGTALRSIRWDLYLLLGGLYSFSVALQKTGLADQAASSLLTLLQHSSAYVSLLVIYAITLVATELLSNAAAVALVLPIAAAVATGLGQPPMLFATAVVFAASQSFLSPIGYQTNLMVYAPGRYRFLDFFRFGWPLSLAYTLMVPLLLLWLA; translated from the coding sequence TTGAGCGCCCTGATTACCTTGCTGCTCTTGGGATTGGCGATTGCCTGCTTCATCGGTGGTTGGCTGGCGCCTGAGCTGGTGGCCTTATTGGCTGCAGGCCTGCTGATGGCCACAGGGGTGCTCACACCAAATGAGGCCTTGGCTGGTTTTGGTAGCCCTGCTCTGATCACCCTGGTGGGTTTGTTCGTGCTCTCCAATGGCTTGCTGCACAGCGGAGCATTGGATCGTTTGCGCGAATTGTTGGCATCGCCGCGCATCCGTAATCCCAGCCAGTTGATGCTGGTGTTTGGTTTTGTGGTGGCGCCGATTTCCGGCTTCATTCCCAACACTCCGATCGTGGCGATCTTGCTGCCGGTGGTGCAGGGCTGGTGCCGGCGCCGCGGGATCAGCCCGTCGCGGGTTCTTATGCCTCTTTCGTTTGCCACCTTGATCGGTGGCACGATCACCCTGATTGGCACCTCCACCAGCTTGCTGGCCAGTGATTTGGTGTCACGGTTGGGCTATGGCTCCTTTGAGCTGTTTTCCTTCACCGCCATCGGTATTCCCGTGTGGCTGATTGGTGCCTGTTATCTGGTGCTAGCAGGGCGCTTCTTGCCCGATCGCGGCGATCAAAGCGACGACAACCTCCAAGCGCTGAGCCGTGATGGCTACCTCACGGAGGTGGTGATTCCGCAGCGCTCTCCTCTTTGTGAGGTCACCCTGCATGAGAGCAGGCTGCAGCGCCGCTTTGATGTGGATGTGCTCGATGTGCACCGCGACGGCCAACGCCTCCAGCCCCCTCTGGCTCAATTGCGCTTGCAAGCATCTGATCGCTTGCTGTTGCGCTGCAGCCGCCAGGAGCTGTTGCGCTTGCAGCAAGACCGGATGGTGGATTTAGCCGGCACCCTTCTCGCCGAAGAGCTTCCCCACATCCGCCATGCCGAAGTGTTGGTGCCGGCCGGCTCTTTGCTGGCCGGTGCCACGCTGCGTGAGCTGCGCTTTCGCCAGCGTTTCAATGCCACGGTGCTCGCGGTGAACCGTGCCAACAGCACCCTGCGCGATCGCCTAGGACGGGTGGTGCTGCGCGAGGGAGACATGCTGCTGCTGCAAGCTCCGCTTGATGCTCTGCGAGGACTGCAGCAATCCAGCGACTTGGTGGTGCTCGATCAGCTCGACGACGATCTGCCCTCGACCCACCGCAAGGGTTTGGCGATCAGTGTGATGCTGGCTGTGTTGCTGCTTGCCGGCTTCCAAGTGATGCCCCTGGTGGCGGCGGTGCTCGTGGGCGTGGGGGTGCTGGTGATCGGCAAATGTCTCGATGCCGGAACGGCGCTGCGCTCGATTCGCTGGGATCTCTATCTGCTGCTGGGTGGCCTGTACAGCTTCAGCGTGGCTTTGCAGAAAACGGGACTGGCCGATCAGGCGGCCTCAAGTTTGCTCACGCTCTTGCAGCACAGTTCCGCCTACGTGTCGTTGTTGGTGATCTATGCAATCACCTTGGTGGCCACCGAACTGCTCAGCAATGCGGCCGCCGTGGCCCTGGTGTTGCCGATCGCCGCTGCTGTGGCCACCGGCTTGGGGCAGCCGCCGATGTTGTTTGCCACCGCTGTGGTGTTTGCGGCTAGCCAGAGCTTCCTCTCGCCGATTGGCTACCAAACCAACCTGATGGTCTATGCCCCTGGGCGCTACCGCTTTCTGGATTTTTTCCGCTTTGGTTGGCCGCTCTCGCTGGCCTACACCCTGATGGTGCCGCTGCTGTTGCTTTGGCTGGCTTAG
- a CDS encoding TA system VapC family ribonuclease toxin — protein sequence MADRIALLDVNVLIALIDPRHVHHEPSHRWFQAHGRHGWATCPLTQNALLRILGNPRYPNSPGGPLVVMPLLQELLAHPTHVFWPDALSWEAAGVFEAEALLHHGQITDTYLLALAVHHRGRLVSFDRRLSPRAVRGGEEALHLIDPG from the coding sequence ATGGCCGATCGGATTGCTTTGCTGGATGTGAATGTGCTGATCGCTTTGATCGATCCCAGGCACGTGCACCACGAGCCATCCCACCGCTGGTTTCAGGCCCATGGCCGCCATGGCTGGGCGACGTGCCCCCTCACTCAAAACGCGCTGTTGCGGATTCTCGGGAACCCGCGTTATCCCAACAGCCCTGGCGGGCCTCTCGTTGTGATGCCATTACTCCAAGAACTGCTTGCCCACCCGACCCATGTTTTTTGGCCTGATGCGTTGTCCTGGGAGGCCGCTGGAGTCTTTGAGGCAGAAGCACTGCTTCACCACGGGCAGATCACGGACACCTACCTGCTAGCTCTCGCCGTGCATCACCGAGGAAGGCTTGTCAGCTTTGACAGGCGTCTGAGCCCTCGTGCTGTACGCGGAGGAGAAGAAGCGCTGCATTTGATTGATCCAGGCTGA
- a CDS encoding CopG family transcriptional regulator → MRTTLQLDDDVLAAARVLARQRRRSVGDVISDLARQALSRSADGGLQVVLEQRSGLPQLPVKASGGVVDLERVNQLRDEEA, encoded by the coding sequence ATGCGCACCACTCTCCAGCTTGATGACGATGTGCTCGCCGCAGCGCGTGTATTAGCTCGCCAGCGTCGCCGTTCTGTTGGTGATGTCATTAGCGACTTAGCCAGGCAGGCCCTATCCAGGTCAGCAGACGGAGGGTTGCAGGTCGTTTTGGAGCAACGCTCTGGATTGCCGCAATTGCCCGTGAAAGCTTCTGGTGGCGTTGTTGATCTGGAGCGTGTGAATCAGTTGCGCGATGAAGAGGCTTGA
- a CDS encoding TA system VapC family ribonuclease toxin produces MSSNADLPDLNVWLALVTPNHFHHQPALNYWEQQAAEQVHFCTVTALGLVRLLSQPKLMGPAVKTTHEASALLQALCQQPGVSFATPASDGWDVFHQLMREGNLQARLCTDAYLAALAISNGWRLVSFDRDFERFGDLQRLSLSSGG; encoded by the coding sequence ATGAGCAGCAACGCAGATCTCCCGGATCTCAACGTATGGCTCGCACTCGTAACCCCGAATCATTTCCATCATCAGCCAGCTCTGAACTACTGGGAGCAACAGGCTGCTGAGCAAGTGCACTTCTGCACGGTCACGGCCTTAGGCCTGGTGCGCCTGTTGAGCCAACCCAAGCTGATGGGCCCAGCCGTTAAAACCACGCATGAGGCTTCTGCCCTCCTTCAAGCCTTGTGCCAACAACCAGGGGTGAGCTTCGCGACACCAGCCAGCGATGGCTGGGATGTGTTCCACCAACTGATGCGCGAGGGCAATCTCCAGGCCCGCCTTTGCACCGATGCCTACCTTGCAGCGCTGGCCATCAGCAACGGCTGGCGCTTGGTGAGCTTTGATCGCGACTTCGAACGCTTCGGCGATCTGCAGCGGCTCTCACTCAGTTCAGGTGGGTAA
- a CDS encoding HipA domain-containing protein codes for MAADQRILLVRRYDRCRADDGAWRRLHQEDFCQALAVPPDLKYQNEGGPDLQACFSLLRRATRPSAPEVIRLLDAVIFNALIGNHDAHAKNFSILYQQQRGILAPLYDLLCTAVYPTLTDKMAMKVGSKYCFSEVQVRHWEQLAKAAGLSGAQTKKRVAGIAKQLPSCAHGLQTEALYSDQPLVERIISLIEQRCALTLKRLTT; via the coding sequence ATGGCGGCTGATCAACGGATCCTGCTGGTGCGCCGTTACGACCGCTGCCGAGCTGACGATGGCGCCTGGAGACGCCTGCATCAGGAGGACTTCTGCCAGGCTCTGGCGGTGCCACCCGATCTCAAATATCAGAATGAGGGTGGACCTGATCTGCAGGCCTGCTTCTCACTGCTGCGCCGAGCCACCAGGCCCAGCGCTCCGGAAGTGATCCGTCTTTTGGATGCAGTGATCTTCAATGCCTTAATTGGTAATCACGACGCCCACGCCAAGAATTTCTCGATCCTTTATCAACAGCAGAGAGGAATCCTGGCTCCGCTTTACGACCTGCTTTGCACAGCGGTGTATCCCACGCTCACCGACAAAATGGCCATGAAAGTGGGCAGCAAATACTGCTTCTCCGAGGTGCAGGTGCGTCACTGGGAGCAATTGGCCAAGGCAGCAGGATTGTCTGGAGCTCAGACGAAAAAGCGCGTTGCGGGGATCGCCAAGCAATTGCCAAGCTGTGCCCACGGTTTGCAAACGGAAGCCCTGTATTCGGATCAACCACTGGTGGAGCGCATCATCTCGCTGATCGAACAGCGTTGCGCACTCACTCTGAAGCGTTTGACCACCTGA
- a CDS encoding UDP-N-acetylglucosamine 4,6-dehydratase family protein, whose amino-acid sequence MQHKAIPVLQIPSVDDLTSGLARIDALRPVAIEDLLGRDPVPPIQELLGPGLRDSVVCVTGAGGSIGAELCRHILQLSPRALILLESSEPSLYALEQELRQLLPSSVELVPVLGSAADPALVQRLFADLGVQTVFHAAAYKHVPLVEVNPLAGLANNVGCTRVVCQAAVVTGVSEVVLISTDKAVRPTNVMGASKRLAELVVQASALELLESARAAGEPRTRLAMVRFGNVLGSSGSVVPLFRKQIAAGGPITLTHPEIIRYFMTIPEAAQLVLQAATLARGGDLFLLEMGEPVRIKDLAEQMVRLGGLSLRDAQNPSGDIEIVCTGLRPGEKLYEELLIDAESESTQHPLIFRAQEQAIPPDVLWPRLDALDAAISAQDVDGALALLAELVPEWQRGDGTRQP is encoded by the coding sequence TTGCAGCACAAGGCGATCCCGGTGTTGCAGATTCCCTCGGTTGATGACCTCACCTCAGGTCTGGCTCGAATCGATGCGCTCCGCCCCGTCGCCATTGAAGATCTGCTCGGACGCGATCCCGTGCCTCCAATACAAGAGCTGCTCGGTCCTGGTCTCCGCGATTCGGTGGTGTGCGTCACTGGCGCAGGAGGCTCGATCGGTGCGGAGCTTTGCCGCCACATTTTGCAGCTGAGCCCTAGGGCTTTGATCCTGCTTGAGAGCAGCGAACCGTCGCTCTATGCCCTAGAGCAGGAGCTGCGCCAGCTTCTGCCCTCTTCGGTGGAGTTGGTGCCGGTTCTCGGCAGCGCCGCCGATCCAGCGCTGGTGCAACGGCTGTTTGCAGACCTTGGCGTTCAGACCGTGTTCCATGCCGCCGCCTACAAACACGTGCCCCTGGTGGAAGTGAACCCGTTGGCGGGCCTCGCCAACAACGTGGGCTGCACCCGGGTGGTGTGTCAGGCCGCGGTGGTGACTGGCGTTAGCGAAGTGGTGCTGATCTCCACCGATAAGGCGGTGCGACCCACCAATGTGATGGGCGCCAGCAAGCGCCTGGCTGAGCTGGTAGTTCAGGCGTCGGCATTGGAGCTGCTTGAGAGTGCCAGGGCAGCGGGCGAGCCCCGCACCCGTTTGGCGATGGTGCGCTTTGGCAATGTGCTGGGTTCGTCGGGTTCTGTGGTGCCTCTGTTCCGCAAGCAGATCGCTGCCGGTGGGCCGATCACGCTCACCCATCCCGAGATCATCCGCTACTTCATGACGATTCCGGAGGCGGCTCAGCTGGTGCTCCAGGCCGCCACCCTCGCCCGAGGCGGTGATCTGTTCCTGCTGGAGATGGGTGAACCGGTGCGCATTAAAGACCTGGCCGAACAGATGGTGCGCCTCGGAGGTTTGTCGCTTCGTGATGCTCAGAATCCCAGCGGCGACATCGAGATTGTCTGCACTGGTCTGCGCCCCGGCGAGAAGCTTTATGAAGAACTTCTCATTGATGCTGAGTCTGAATCCACCCAACACCCCCTGATCTTTCGCGCCCAGGAACAGGCCATTCCGCCAGACGTGCTCTGGCCTCGCCTCGATGCGCTCGACGCCGCGATCTCCGCCCAGGATGTGGACGGTGCCCTTGCTCTGCTGGCTGAGCTGGTTCCCGAGTGGCAGCGGGGGGATGGGACAAGACAGCCGTGA
- a CDS encoding glycosyltransferase family 4 protein codes for MITSSFVLLFSAIISGVLLWVLIPQLHGRLIDKPNARSSHQRPTPRGGGLVFVIVAALANALALFRGVPSGSAISGVVMCALPLAALGFLDDRHNLGSSVRFGVQLATALPLMLLSPLATALPAAVPSWFLSLQALTLLVITITAVINFTNFADGLDGLVAGCMAVTIATLSSVLDAPWPLWALVGSLLGFLFWNWSPSKVFMGDVGSTFLGAVFAGLVLQASTWPEALGYLLVATPLLGDACICVLRRSLAGQRVFQAHRLHLYQRLHQAGWPHARVSLTYISATAFLAFALLVGDWILVFGLAVFELLVGIWLDQRVAVPFSMASKS; via the coding sequence GTGATCACGTCTTCATTTGTGCTGCTGTTTTCGGCCATAATTAGTGGAGTGCTCCTATGGGTTTTGATTCCGCAGCTGCATGGGCGCCTTATTGATAAACCCAACGCCCGCAGCTCCCACCAGCGCCCCACACCTCGCGGAGGTGGGCTGGTCTTTGTGATCGTGGCCGCGCTCGCTAATGCTTTGGCTTTGTTCAGGGGCGTGCCGTCCGGTTCTGCCATCAGTGGTGTGGTGATGTGCGCCTTGCCCTTGGCTGCTCTGGGTTTCCTCGACGATCGTCACAATTTGGGTTCCTCTGTGCGTTTTGGCGTCCAGTTGGCCACAGCTCTGCCGTTGATGCTGCTCAGCCCTTTGGCCACAGCCTTGCCTGCAGCTGTCCCGAGCTGGTTCTTGTCATTACAGGCACTCACGCTTCTGGTAATCACCATTACTGCAGTGATCAACTTCACCAACTTCGCTGACGGCCTTGATGGCCTGGTAGCCGGATGCATGGCAGTGACCATTGCCACGCTGTCTTCTGTGTTAGATGCGCCCTGGCCGTTATGGGCCCTGGTGGGATCGCTGCTTGGCTTCCTGTTTTGGAACTGGAGCCCCTCCAAGGTATTCATGGGGGATGTGGGCAGCACCTTTCTCGGCGCGGTGTTCGCTGGCCTGGTGCTCCAGGCCTCCACCTGGCCTGAGGCGCTTGGTTACCTACTGGTGGCAACTCCACTGCTGGGAGATGCTTGCATCTGCGTACTCAGGCGTTCGCTAGCTGGTCAGCGCGTGTTCCAAGCACACCGTCTCCATCTTTATCAACGCCTCCACCAGGCTGGCTGGCCTCATGCCCGCGTCTCTCTCACATATATATCCGCTACTGCATTTTTGGCGTTTGCCCTTCTCGTCGGAGACTGGATCTTGGTTTTCGGCCTGGCTGTTTTTGAGCTGTTGGTTGGGATCTGGCTTGATCAGCGGGTAGCGGTGCCATTTTCTATGGCGTCTAAAAGCTGA